One genomic region from Mesotoga sp. BH458_6_3_2_1 encodes:
- a CDS encoding type II toxin-antitoxin system RelE/ParE family toxin produces MKQRILLLASNPRPRGSSKLTGREGWRIRAGDYRIIYEIC; encoded by the coding sequence ATCAAGCAAAGGATATTGTTGCTAGCATCGAATCCACGTCCAAGAGGTTCAAGTAAGTTGACCGGAAGAGAGGGATGGCGGATAAGAGCTGGTGACTATCGGATTATCTATGAGATTTGTTAG
- a CDS encoding nucleotidyl transferase AbiEii/AbiGii toxin family protein, whose protein sequence is MYRIANETSSNLRAIFGNTATRRGISPAIIEKDFWVCFLLEVLFHHSKYSKHYAFKGGTSLSKVYKAIERFSEDIDLIVDWRLLGYSLTQPWESRSRTKQESFNQEAALRTERFVATEFVPSLEESLSSFIKDFDLHVDPDDSQTVLFRYPQIFADQSLLQEIRLEIGPLAAWSPSGDKPITPYAAEEFPKAFRMPSTLVRTVEAKRTFWEKATILHREANRKNGRLPLRYSRHYYDLHMLCNTSIKREALEDIELLYKVVAFKDKFFHCAWAKYEEALPATLRLVPPNNVLKKLEEDFEKMKPMIFGSVPSFEQILATLREFEQEMRTR, encoded by the coding sequence GTGTATCGCATCGCTAACGAAACTAGCTCAAACCTGAGAGCCATTTTCGGAAATACTGCAACTAGAAGAGGTATCAGTCCGGCAATTATAGAGAAGGACTTTTGGGTATGTTTCCTGCTTGAGGTTCTCTTTCATCACAGCAAGTATTCAAAGCATTATGCCTTTAAAGGTGGAACGTCTCTTTCAAAGGTATATAAAGCAATAGAACGTTTTTCTGAAGATATAGATCTGATAGTTGATTGGAGGCTTCTAGGATATTCGTTAACACAACCATGGGAATCAAGATCTAGAACTAAGCAAGAGAGTTTTAATCAGGAGGCAGCTTTGAGAACTGAACGGTTCGTCGCTACCGAGTTTGTTCCGAGTCTAGAAGAATCATTGAGTTCGTTCATTAAAGATTTCGATTTGCATGTCGATCCGGATGATTCTCAGACCGTTCTCTTTAGATATCCACAGATATTCGCTGACCAGAGCCTACTGCAAGAAATTAGATTGGAGATCGGACCCTTGGCGGCGTGGTCTCCATCTGGCGATAAACCCATTACTCCATATGCCGCCGAGGAGTTCCCTAAAGCTTTTCGCATGCCGAGTACTCTTGTAAGAACAGTAGAAGCAAAACGTACATTTTGGGAAAAGGCAACTATCCTCCACCGTGAAGCCAACAGGAAGAATGGAAGGTTACCGCTTAGGTATTCCAGGCACTACTATGATCTTCATATGTTGTGCAACACCTCAATAAAACGCGAAGCACTTGAGGACATCGAATTGCTTTATAAGGTTGTGGCATTCAAGGACAAGTTCTTTCATTGTGCATGGGCAAAATACGAAGAAGCACTCCCCGCAACGTTGCGCCTAGTACCGCCCAACAATGTACTAAAGAAACTGGAAGAAGACTTTGAAAAAATGAAGCCAATGATATTTGGTTCGGTCCCTTCTTTTGAACAAATACTTGCCACTCTTCGCGAATTTGAGCAAGAAATGAGAACTCGTTAA
- a CDS encoding glycosyltransferase gives MNVLHVAAGKYPTEDNPISCIFVKKLVEMQRSRGLDSRVLDAAEYMLAYFSHDVQVREEKLIIRSQKGLGKLPSFLQERYFESVFSTLHNRYSLRPDIIHCHFSNNAPLGKELSSRFDCPYLVTLHENHWWFEDLIVKDPNKCKEAIVASDMVTRPNSIDIIDLYRWEILSKKIMHLQNYVDEKSFRIPSASERAERRSEMGVSDKKVIINIASLHKKKGHELLINSTAILKKQIPELEIWIVGEGPEEKSLRQLSSNLRLQERIRFLGRIDNSKIQSYLSCGDLFAFPSIAESFGISQVEGMLAGLPVVATRNFGSEDIVLNGHNGFIISSRDPKEYADCLLEALTKTWDQYSIRQSAVERFGSDIVYDKLLKLYESLIKNHYRDT, from the coding sequence ATGAACGTATTACATGTTGCTGCAGGGAAATATCCTACAGAAGATAATCCAATTTCATGTATCTTTGTGAAGAAACTAGTAGAAATGCAACGATCTAGAGGGCTTGACAGTAGAGTTCTCGATGCAGCTGAGTACATGCTTGCTTACTTCAGTCACGACGTTCAGGTTCGTGAGGAAAAGTTAATCATAAGATCCCAAAAGGGACTTGGAAAACTCCCATCGTTTCTACAGGAAAGGTATTTTGAGAGTGTTTTCTCAACGCTTCATAACCGGTACAGCTTGAGACCAGACATTATTCACTGCCACTTTTCAAACAACGCACCTTTAGGTAAGGAATTGTCTTCAAGGTTTGATTGTCCTTATTTGGTAACTCTTCATGAAAACCATTGGTGGTTTGAAGACCTCATTGTTAAGGACCCAAACAAGTGCAAGGAAGCCATAGTCGCTAGTGACATGGTAACTAGACCAAACTCGATAGATATCATTGACCTTTACAGATGGGAGATTCTCAGTAAAAAGATCATGCATTTACAGAACTATGTCGATGAGAAATCTTTCAGAATTCCTTCAGCGAGTGAACGTGCAGAAAGGCGTTCTGAAATGGGAGTAAGTGATAAGAAAGTAATTATAAACATCGCATCTTTGCACAAGAAGAAAGGCCACGAACTTCTCATTAACTCAACAGCAATCCTGAAGAAGCAAATACCGGAACTTGAGATTTGGATTGTAGGTGAAGGGCCAGAAGAGAAATCTCTCCGACAGTTGTCCAGTAATCTCCGGCTTCAAGAACGCATTAGGTTTCTTGGAAGAATAGACAACAGTAAGATACAGTCCTACCTTTCCTGCGGAGATCTGTTTGCGTTCCCTAGCATAGCGGAAAGTTTTGGAATAAGCCAAGTCGAAGGAATGTTAGCTGGCTTGCCCGTTGTTGCAACTCGTAATTTCGGGAGCGAAGACATTGTTCTAAATGGGCATAATGGTTTTATTATCTCTTCAAGGGATCCTAAGGAATACGCTGATTGCTTGTTGGAGGCCCTTACAAAGACTTGGGATCAGTATTCCATCAGACAATCTGCAGTAGAAAGATTCGGTTCAGACATAGTTTACGACAAATTACTCAAGCTGTATGAGTCACTGATAAAGAATCACTATCGGGATACTTAG
- the pseI gene encoding pseudaminic acid synthase, whose protein sequence is MIFVEFKIGDRLVGDDHPVFVVAEMSCNHLQKYDYAVEIIKKAKDAGADAIKLQTYTPDTMTIDCNNKYFRLNETIWEGKNLYQLYKEAYTPWEWQPKLKKIAEEEGLIFFSTPFDRTSVDFLEDLDIPVYKVASYEITDIPLIDRIASKRKPIIFSIGMATLADIELALSTIRKHENNDIAVLKCVSAYPTPIEETNLKTIENIRETFNVVPGLSDHTNTITTAVLSVALGAKIIEKHLTLDRNLGGPDAPFSLEPDEFKTMVNAVREAEKAIGKTTYELSKKQQRSRLMARSLFVVKNMKKGDIFTEENVKSIRPGYGMHPKYLPEILGKKAVNDTECGTPLSWSLVSKE, encoded by the coding sequence GTGATCTTTGTGGAGTTCAAGATAGGAGATCGTCTTGTAGGCGACGATCATCCAGTTTTTGTTGTTGCCGAGATGTCGTGCAACCATCTGCAGAAGTACGATTATGCAGTTGAAATCATAAAGAAAGCTAAAGATGCAGGCGCAGATGCTATTAAACTTCAGACATACACTCCGGACACTATGACGATAGACTGCAACAACAAGTATTTCAGGCTGAATGAAACCATCTGGGAAGGGAAGAATCTGTATCAGCTGTACAAGGAAGCATACACGCCTTGGGAATGGCAGCCAAAACTAAAGAAGATTGCTGAAGAGGAAGGACTAATCTTCTTCTCCACTCCGTTTGACAGGACTTCAGTTGACTTTCTTGAAGATCTCGATATCCCTGTTTATAAAGTCGCTTCGTATGAGATAACGGATATCCCTCTCATAGACCGTATTGCCTCGAAGAGAAAACCCATAATATTCTCAATTGGAATGGCCACGCTAGCTGACATTGAATTGGCCTTGTCAACGATAAGGAAGCACGAGAACAACGATATTGCAGTTTTGAAGTGTGTTAGTGCTTATCCAACTCCGATAGAAGAGACTAACTTGAAGACAATCGAGAACATTAGAGAGACTTTTAATGTCGTCCCTGGCTTATCCGACCACACAAATACGATTACGACCGCCGTTCTTTCAGTTGCGCTTGGAGCAAAGATTATCGAAAAACACCTAACTCTTGATAGAAATCTGGGCGGACCAGATGCACCATTTTCTCTCGAACCAGATGAATTCAAAACAATGGTGAATGCTGTTAGAGAAGCCGAAAAGGCAATAGGGAAAACGACATATGAACTAAGCAAGAAACAGCAGAGAAGTCGTCTTATGGCAAGATCGCTCTTTGTGGTGAAAAATATGAAGAAGGGAGACATATTCACGGAAGAAAATGTGAAATCCATAAGACCGGGATATGGTATGCATCCAAAGTACTTGCCAGAAATTCTTGGAAAAAAAGCTGTTAATGACACAGAATGTGGTACTCCTTTGAGCTGGAGTTTAGTAAGTAAAGAATAG
- a CDS encoding four helix bundle protein: MEIERLNIWKLGVELAKDVYVLTEKFPKKELYSLTDQIRRAAVSVPSNIAEGKGRSSAKDFINFLSVARGSLYELITQLYIAREIGYLTQEDFSTLQKRIEDLSHKIVAMTKYLRNNK, encoded by the coding sequence ATGGAGATCGAAAGGCTTAATATCTGGAAGCTGGGTGTTGAGCTTGCAAAGGATGTTTATGTTCTCACAGAGAAATTCCCTAAGAAAGAGCTCTATAGTCTAACCGACCAAATAAGAAGAGCTGCGGTTTCTGTACCCTCTAATATCGCAGAAGGGAAAGGTCGTTCATCTGCAAAGGACTTCATTAACTTCCTGAGTGTTGCCAGAGGGTCACTCTATGAATTAATAACCCAGCTCTATATTGCGAGGGAGATTGGATACCTGACTCAAGAAGATTTCTCAACTCTTCAAAAGAGAATCGAGGATCTTTCGCATAAGATAGTTGCTATGACGAAGTACCTTAGGAATAACAAGTGA
- a CDS encoding S8 family peptidase, producing the protein MKRKIALSIGLIVLVVAFLVSGCVKTIDVPNSDTTDWSLQAVDGQARVIIGFSGLPDKALVKAFGGEVYAEFNFIKALSAKIPVEAIDGLLRNPHIVYVEPNIQLHALEEQYLWGMDRIFGDESFEFPTWVTSTGDGVKVAILDTGIDGTHPDLQGKVAGGDDFTGTDSYSDNNGHGTHVSGTVAAIYSNNSGVYGVAPSASLYAVKVLDSTGSGYLDWIIAGIQWAIVNDIDIINMSLGTTSDVQSLEDACNAAFAEGVLIVAAAGNSGNRPGNRDTVEYPGGYASVIAVAASDSNDARASFSSTGPDVELIAPGVSILSSIPGGGYAYYSGTSMASPHAAGVAALVLAANSSLTNVEVRSILQQTAENLGLKQEHQGYGLVRADLAVQAASGSTPPDPDPDPEPGTVTVSNVSYSLSRNAKHMYVSVHLEPVVGEASVSIEVYLNNGSSSYFVGTITTDTSGVAKFTLVNAPSGTYSTVVTDVTAAGYTWDGVFPENGFEK; encoded by the coding sequence ATGAAGAGGAAGATTGCCCTATCCATCGGCTTGATTGTTTTAGTTGTTGCTTTTTTGGTTTCAGGGTGCGTGAAGACTATTGATGTTCCTAATTCTGATACTACAGACTGGTCTCTGCAAGCTGTGGATGGGCAGGCGAGGGTGATCATAGGTTTCTCCGGTCTGCCCGACAAGGCTCTTGTCAAGGCTTTCGGTGGCGAGGTCTACGCGGAGTTCAACTTTATCAAAGCTTTGTCCGCGAAGATTCCCGTTGAGGCGATTGACGGATTGCTAAGAAATCCTCATATAGTCTATGTAGAACCAAACATTCAACTTCATGCTCTTGAAGAGCAGTATTTGTGGGGTATGGATAGGATCTTTGGAGACGAGTCTTTCGAGTTCCCAACATGGGTCACATCAACTGGAGACGGTGTTAAAGTCGCTATTCTCGACACTGGAATTGATGGAACCCATCCCGATCTCCAAGGCAAGGTTGCAGGAGGGGATGACTTTACAGGAACTGATTCTTATTCCGATAACAACGGACACGGGACTCATGTTTCAGGAACTGTTGCTGCGATCTACTCCAATAATAGCGGAGTCTACGGTGTTGCGCCTTCTGCGTCTCTTTATGCTGTTAAGGTCCTCGACTCAACAGGAAGCGGTTATCTTGATTGGATTATTGCTGGAATTCAGTGGGCAATAGTCAACGACATCGATATCATCAATATGAGTCTGGGTACTACAAGCGATGTGCAATCCCTCGAGGATGCATGCAACGCAGCCTTTGCCGAAGGAGTTCTCATAGTCGCAGCGGCAGGGAACAGCGGCAATAGACCTGGAAATAGGGACACCGTTGAATATCCCGGAGGATACGCTTCTGTTATTGCTGTCGCGGCTTCCGATTCCAACGATGCGCGAGCTTCTTTCTCGAGTACAGGACCCGACGTAGAATTAATTGCGCCCGGTGTAAGCATATTGAGCAGTATTCCCGGAGGCGGTTATGCTTATTACAGCGGGACTTCTATGGCTTCGCCCCATGCTGCTGGAGTTGCAGCCCTTGTTCTTGCTGCAAACTCTTCATTGACTAACGTTGAGGTAAGATCGATTCTTCAACAGACGGCAGAAAATCTGGGGCTTAAACAGGAACATCAGGGATATGGGCTGGTCAGAGCGGATCTAGCAGTCCAAGCGGCCTCTGGAAGCACTCCACCTGATCCGGATCCTGATCCCGAACCCGGTACAGTAACAGTCTCCAATGTCAGCTATTCATTGAGCAGAAATGCCAAGCATATGTATGTTTCAGTTCACCTGGAGCCGGTTGTCGGCGAAGCAAGTGTTTCGATAGAGGTCTATCTCAATAACGGTAGCTCCTCGTACTTTGTCGGAACGATCACAACAGATACTTCGGGAGTCGCCAAGTTCACACTTGTCAATGCACCGTCGGGGACTTATTCGACTGTTGTCACGGATGTCACGGCAGCTGGGTACACTTGGGACGGTGTATTTCCTGAAAATGGTTTTGAGAAATAG
- a CDS encoding ImmA/IrrE family metallo-endopeptidase, with product MLDDIQINANALWMRKQLGEDVFSPIDIFAVLGSIHDLTLVYYPLGKRISGMCLRDKDNKIMAINSEQTYGRQRFTAAHELCHIYFHKELHRVVCPAAFDEKDAAEIEANKFASYFLAPYESLREFLERRIQKEEEITLEDVVRVEQYYGLSRQATLIRLIREGYLTKAKAAEMQTGVIKSAQEQGYDVSLYRPSSGEKKATTFGKYVKLAETLREREVISKGLYEQYLLEAFRSDIVYGTEEDEERYD from the coding sequence ATGCTTGATGATATTCAGATAAATGCAAACGCTCTTTGGATGAGAAAACAACTTGGCGAAGATGTTTTCTCTCCAATAGACATCTTCGCTGTTCTTGGTAGCATACATGATTTGACTCTTGTCTATTACCCTTTGGGCAAAAGAATCAGCGGGATGTGTTTAAGAGATAAAGACAACAAGATAATGGCCATAAACTCAGAGCAAACATACGGCAGACAGCGCTTCACTGCGGCCCACGAGCTCTGCCACATCTATTTCCACAAAGAACTCCATAGAGTTGTCTGCCCAGCAGCATTTGATGAAAAAGACGCGGCTGAAATCGAAGCCAACAAATTCGCGTCGTATTTTCTGGCCCCGTATGAATCACTTAGAGAATTTCTTGAACGGCGAATTCAGAAAGAAGAAGAAATTACGCTGGAAGATGTGGTACGGGTTGAGCAGTATTACGGCCTAAGCAGGCAGGCAACACTAATTCGACTTATCAGAGAAGGATACTTGACGAAAGCAAAGGCAGCTGAAATGCAAACTGGAGTTATCAAGTCAGCTCAAGAACAGGGTTATGATGTATCACTGTACAGACCCTCTTCTGGGGAGAAGAAAGCCACAACATTCGGCAAGTATGTGAAACTTGCCGAAACACTGAGGGAAAGAGAAGTGATCTCCAAAGGGCTATATGAACAATACCTTCTTGAAGCTTTCAGGTCAGATATCGTATACGGAACCGAAGAAGACGAAGAGAGATATGATTGA
- a CDS encoding DUF6088 family protein — protein MTRGVNLMKEISTREKITNYIKRNPKSRIYSISDFSRFGTYDSVRKALSRLEIEGRLIRVSRGFYKSQEFNILVNEEVASDPDQFARAYAESYGWKIAPHKETALNMLGLSTQVPNVFQYVSDGPYRTVSLNDGRKIEFRHRTIREISKLSYKEAALLEALKTLGKERISPDVRSRILRRFSKKELEALRKRVQKSRKWIYEEICRLIERSENSVSHR, from the coding sequence GTGACAAGAGGAGTGAACCTTATGAAAGAAATAAGCACCAGGGAGAAAATAACGAATTATATAAAGAGGAATCCAAAATCAAGGATTTACTCTATCTCTGACTTTTCAAGATTTGGTACTTATGATAGTGTTCGAAAAGCTCTATCACGGCTGGAAATCGAGGGGAGGTTAATTCGTGTTTCGAGGGGCTTCTATAAATCCCAGGAATTCAACATACTTGTAAATGAGGAAGTCGCTTCAGATCCTGATCAGTTTGCTAGAGCCTATGCAGAGTCCTACGGCTGGAAAATCGCTCCGCACAAGGAAACAGCTTTGAATATGTTGGGTTTGTCAACTCAGGTACCAAATGTCTTTCAGTACGTAAGTGATGGCCCATATAGAACTGTATCTCTCAATGACGGACGGAAAATAGAGTTCAGACATAGAACTATTCGCGAAATAAGCAAACTTAGCTATAAGGAAGCGGCCCTCCTTGAAGCACTCAAGACTCTGGGGAAGGAGCGGATTTCTCCTGATGTCAGGAGTAGGATCCTTCGAAGATTCAGTAAGAAGGAACTAGAAGCTTTGAGAAAGCGAGTTCAGAAGAGCAGGAAATGGATTTATGAGGAAATCTGCAGATTGATTGAAAGGAGCGAGAACAGTGTATCGCATCGCTAA
- a CDS encoding DUF6036 family nucleotidyltransferase, producing MNMSFSDIEVALKALNSQLKRIGKKVGLVVCGGTALNALGLVQRTTADIDVVGFAEEVEDQIVVSRAEFPDWLLDSAGKVARDMGLPKDWINNGPTSLVELGLPEGFSERLTKVQIGSSLSVYYISRTDQIYFKLYASADRGGYHVDDLMKLEPTEKEIVEAAKWTMSHDVSLTFRGIMIDLLRRLGFDDASKEL from the coding sequence ATGAATATGAGTTTTTCAGATATTGAAGTTGCTTTGAAGGCTTTGAATTCTCAGTTAAAGAGAATTGGAAAGAAAGTCGGCCTGGTTGTTTGTGGCGGTACCGCATTGAACGCTCTTGGTTTAGTCCAGAGGACAACTGCTGATATAGATGTAGTTGGTTTCGCAGAGGAAGTCGAGGATCAGATCGTTGTCAGCAGGGCCGAATTCCCGGATTGGCTTCTAGATTCTGCCGGAAAAGTGGCCAGGGATATGGGCCTTCCCAAAGACTGGATAAACAACGGGCCGACATCATTAGTTGAACTCGGTTTACCTGAAGGATTTTCAGAGCGACTAACCAAGGTTCAAATTGGGAGCTCTCTTTCTGTTTATTATATTTCGCGAACAGATCAGATTTACTTTAAGTTGTACGCTTCAGCTGACCGCGGCGGGTATCACGTAGATGATCTGATGAAGTTAGAACCAACGGAGAAAGAGATTGTAGAGGCAGCGAAATGGACAATGAGTCATGATGTCTCGTTGACTTTTAGAGGAATCATGATTGATCTTTTGCGGAGGCTTGGTTTTGATGATGCATCCAAAGAGCTTTAA
- a CDS encoding helix-turn-helix domain-containing protein: protein MLGGKALGARLKELRVKSSITQSQLAEYLGVDQSYISKFESGQRQLSVLSLEKLANLFGLPVESLLEGEFCLEQIPFAMRARQLESEDLESIAVINRIALNLRDMQRMAEVYTDNA from the coding sequence ATGCTAGGCGGGAAAGCTTTAGGCGCGAGGTTGAAGGAACTACGAGTGAAGAGCTCAATAACCCAGAGTCAACTTGCAGAGTATCTCGGGGTGGATCAGAGTTACATCTCGAAATTCGAAAGCGGTCAGCGACAGCTAAGTGTGCTTTCTCTCGAAAAACTTGCTAATCTTTTTGGTCTGCCTGTCGAATCATTACTGGAAGGAGAGTTTTGTCTCGAGCAGATTCCCTTTGCAATGAGAGCTAGACAATTGGAATCTGAGGACCTGGAATCAATTGCTGTCATAAACCGAATTGCTTTGAACCTTAGGGATATGCAGAGAATGGCAGAGGTCTACACAGACAATGCTTGA
- a CDS encoding GIY-YIG nuclease family protein, producing the protein MNSGFVYIMTNPSRNVFYIGVTNNLFRRVFEHKNKMIEGFTHKYNCVVVVYYEYFETIKEAIRREKQLKSWKREWKLRLIKTRNPDLRDLWEDIRESYR; encoded by the coding sequence ATGAATTCGGGGTTTGTTTACATAATGACAAATCCTTCCAGAAATGTGTTCTATATTGGTGTAACAAACAATCTCTTTCGAAGGGTCTTTGAGCACAAGAACAAGATGATAGAAGGCTTCACTCATAAGTACAATTGTGTAGTCGTTGTCTACTATGAGTACTTTGAAACAATCAAAGAGGCTATCAGAAGAGAAAAGCAGCTGAAAAGCTGGAAGAGAGAATGGAAACTGAGGCTGATTAAGACAAGAAATCCAGACCTTCGAGACCTTTGGGAAGACATAAGAGAAAGTTATCGTTAG
- a CDS encoding GNAT family N-acetyltransferase, whose amino-acid sequence MILEEGDVLLRPLSIKDTEFLLGIRNDLEFADEFFSDPPVYDFSHNSWLQSAAKNNIELIVEFKSERAGQIRLTDIDYRHQKAQFGILIAKDFQGKGIAFGSSKIFIEYVFRNLPINKIYLELFANNIPAFKLYEKLGFSEEGRFRQEYFKRGEFKDTIRMSILREKWIKTR is encoded by the coding sequence ATGATTTTAGAAGAGGGAGATGTACTTCTGCGTCCGCTAAGTATAAAGGACACGGAGTTCTTGCTTGGTATAAGAAACGATCTTGAATTTGCCGATGAATTCTTTTCCGATCCTCCCGTATATGACTTCTCTCATAATAGTTGGCTCCAATCCGCAGCAAAGAATAACATAGAATTGATAGTAGAATTCAAATCAGAAAGAGCTGGACAGATAAGATTGACCGATATCGACTACAGACATCAAAAAGCTCAATTTGGAATACTGATTGCGAAGGATTTCCAGGGAAAGGGGATCGCATTTGGTTCTAGTAAGATCTTCATAGAATACGTATTCAGAAATCTTCCTATTAATAAAATTTACCTTGAGCTATTTGCAAACAACATACCTGCGTTTAAACTATACGAGAAATTGGGGTTTAGCGAAGAAGGTCGTTTTAGGCAAGAGTATTTTAAGCGTGGCGAATTCAAAGATACAATTAGGATGTCTATCCTGAGAGAAAAATGGATAAAAACAAGATAG
- a CDS encoding PseG/SpsG family protein: MDKNKIEKVLFKTVASNSIGFGHLFRCLSLAEALESYGINSVFLANAEAENKISEYGFAFMCSESFNYNDIERIRTIDPDVVVVDSYLANSSYIEGLAKEHFLVQFDDNNDICGEISADILINGNIHAGDLNYVSKKKRTRFLLGPEYLVMKSEYWSPESSDESEKSLIITTGGADFFDLMPKFLEALKTLPVKKKVIVGPGFSQSQIWKLEMLSKYMTDSELIYTPSSLKDYIAHSSIVLSASGSTIYEILAMKRLPVIFTIADNQRMISKKLEGFGITNLGWHENIDFEKLPEIIQRETDIKEAKKNDLAELFSKFDGKGVMRTAKAIVDEVNKRW, encoded by the coding sequence ATGGATAAAAACAAGATAGAGAAAGTTCTATTCAAAACTGTCGCAAGTAATAGTATCGGTTTTGGCCACCTATTCAGATGTCTCTCTCTTGCAGAAGCGCTAGAATCGTACGGTATTAACAGTGTCTTTCTTGCGAATGCAGAAGCTGAAAATAAGATCTCCGAATATGGATTTGCTTTTATGTGCTCAGAAAGCTTCAACTACAACGATATAGAGAGAATAAGAACTATTGATCCCGACGTTGTGGTTGTTGATTCGTATCTTGCTAATTCAAGTTATATTGAAGGATTGGCAAAAGAGCATTTTCTCGTTCAGTTCGATGACAACAACGACATTTGCGGCGAGATTTCCGCAGATATTCTCATCAACGGCAATATTCATGCCGGAGATTTGAACTATGTTTCCAAGAAGAAAAGGACAAGATTCTTGCTAGGCCCGGAATATCTTGTGATGAAAAGTGAATACTGGAGTCCTGAAAGCTCCGATGAGAGCGAGAAGAGTCTAATTATAACTACTGGTGGAGCAGATTTCTTTGATCTGATGCCAAAGTTCTTGGAGGCTCTGAAAACATTGCCAGTGAAAAAGAAAGTTATCGTTGGCCCCGGCTTTTCACAGAGTCAAATTTGGAAACTGGAGATGTTATCCAAATACATGACAGACTCCGAACTAATATATACACCTTCTAGCTTGAAGGACTACATTGCTCACTCCTCGATTGTTCTTTCTGCCTCTGGTTCAACTATTTATGAGATACTCGCAATGAAGCGTTTGCCCGTAATCTTTACTATCGCAGATAACCAGAGAATGATATCCAAAAAGCTTGAGGGCTTTGGCATAACGAATCTTGGATGGCATGAGAATATTGATTTTGAAAAACTTCCTGAAATAATCCAACGGGAAACAGATATCAAAGAAGCAAAGAAGAATGACCTAGCGGAGTTGTTCTCAAAATTTGATGGGAAAGGCGTAATGAGAACTGCTAAAGCAATAGTTGATGAGGTGAATAAACGATGGTAG
- a CDS encoding cytidylyltransferase domain-containing protein, with the protein MVAAIIQARLGSTRSPGKTMKLIGNKPLLEYSVDRAKQARYIDKVIVATTTSNIDDLISEWCKEKGIDFLRGSEDDVLDRYFQTASNFKADIIVRVTSDCPFVDPEVMDLLILTQKVLSADYVSNRLKKRTWPHGLDIEVFTFDALEIAWKNGKEKREREHVTPYIIEHPELFKLIEVPLQEDLSHYRLTVDYPEDLEFTRIMVEKYDANKMNWREIIDLLRKYPELVEINASRIDSRL; encoded by the coding sequence ATGGTAGCAGCAATTATACAAGCAAGACTCGGTTCCACAAGAAGTCCGGGCAAAACAATGAAGTTGATTGGTAATAAGCCTCTTCTTGAATATTCAGTAGATAGAGCTAAACAGGCAAGGTATATCGATAAAGTGATAGTTGCAACTACTACTTCAAATATAGATGATTTGATCTCAGAATGGTGCAAGGAGAAAGGAATTGATTTTCTTAGAGGAAGCGAAGATGATGTTCTAGATAGATACTTTCAAACTGCTTCAAATTTCAAAGCCGATATCATTGTAAGGGTCACTTCTGACTGCCCATTTGTTGATCCAGAAGTAATGGACTTGCTTATCTTAACCCAAAAGGTATTAAGTGCCGATTATGTCTCCAATCGATTGAAGAAAAGGACTTGGCCGCATGGTTTGGATATTGAAGTATTCACTTTCGACGCTTTGGAAATTGCCTGGAAAAACGGAAAAGAAAAGAGAGAGAGAGAGCATGTAACACCTTACATAATTGAACACCCTGAGCTATTCAAACTCATTGAGGTGCCTCTGCAAGAGGATTTATCGCACTACAGGCTCACAGTTGATTATCCCGAAGATCTGGAATTCACGAGAATCATGGTTGAAAAGTATGACGCCAACAAAATGAACTGGCGTGAAATCATAGATCTTCTAAGAAAGTATCCGGAGCTAGTAGAAATAAATGCATCGAGGATAGATTCAAGATTATAA